Proteins from a genomic interval of Ptychodera flava strain L36383 chromosome 7, AS_Pfla_20210202, whole genome shotgun sequence:
- the LOC139136668 gene encoding uncharacterized protein yields MSEASLEQVRQVFPSMTREAIRVRNLRRERDNTVRGNLDFVAPTADDKKALQKKIAALRSRLKEGRATNYDVLSEVLDFFFIQHDSDTNCSPDRVGNFDGPIYQSCPIERTEDTMYLTTSLSIQNLVTTVEKHSGSCNGILAANRTTMMGHAGRVSLSCENGHGFNWNSSPYLPNGRLLVNYRLLHGFYAAGVREETYEVITGGANMGSVKYAYRKSFFDNYSQHVHEEAVESMESALLEEIASEDRRMATGIDVMSDARHGTRRNTKHTDVVFLGDLSHKCIRKELVSKQDDSCSQRHEMVGVRRFYNWADEKGVPILVHGHDNNASVNKFLREDRPDTVSSNDTWHVTKAIGKDLKKISMGTNRNRNITWHPDLSDKVSSIKTHCYWTMKHAKQYLKDNGDTPQTRTEAANHLRDNLDSVVSHYQENHTNCHPTSRCRTQENYESSFRPLESQAAVDLLRKTLRKSSLYKHPEHYIDCKDTHYVESFNNVALLYHDKRIAFRKTGYKFRSDLTCLDWNENVDRPASSPRSGMDRRRNGRLHRMRSTRHHLKRKTYRWRQAVWRRFMAKDYGQ; encoded by the exons ATGTCAGAAGCGAGCTTAGAACAGGTTAGACAGGTGTTCCCTTCGATGACAAGGGAAGCTATTCGCGTTCGTAACTTGCGTCGGGAGCGCGACAATACAGTGAGGGGCAACCTCGATTTTGTCGCACCTACTGCTGACGACAAGAAAGCTCTTCAGAAGAAAATTGCAGCTTTGCGATCGAGACTAAAAGAGGGCCGAGCAACAAATTACGACGTATTGTCGGAAGTACTGGACTTCTTCTTTATCCAGCATGATTCAGACACCAATTGTTCTCCGGATCGAGTCGGTAACTTTGACGGTCCAATCTATCAAAGTTGTCCTATTGAGCGGACCGAAGATACCATGTACCTGACTACATCGCTGTCAATCCAGAACCTGGTGACAACTGTAGAAAAGCACTCGGGGTCGTGTAATGGGATACTGGCTGCAAATCGCACAACTATGATGGGGCATGCTGGAAGGGTTAGTTTATCGTGTGAGAACGGTCACGGTTTCAATTGGAACTCATCTCCCTACTTGCCTAACGGAAGGCTGTTGGTCAATTACAG GTTGCTACACGGATTTTACGCGGCAGGAGTCAGGGAAGAAACCTATGAAGTCATCACAGGCGGAGCCAATATGGGCTCTGTCAAATACGCATACAGGAAATCGT ttttcGACAATTATAGTCAGCATGTCCATGAGGAAGCTGTTGAATCGATGGAATCCGCTTTACTCGAG GAAATAGCATCAGAGGACAGGCGCATGGCAACAGGGATCGATGTGATGAGTGATGCACGCCACGGGACTCGTAGGAACACAAAACACACGGATGTGGTATTTCTAGGTGATCT ATCCCACAAATGCATTCGTAAAGAGCTGGTATCGAAACAGGACGACAGTTGTTCACAGCGTCATGAAATGGTTGGTGTAAGGAGATTTTACAATTGGGCCGATGAAAAGG GTGTTCCTATATTAGTCCACGGCCATGACAACAATGCGTCCGTCAACAAATTCTTGAGGGAAGACAGGCCAGATACAGTGAGCAGCAACGACACGTGGCATG tTACGAAGGCCATCGGAAAGGATTTGAAGAAAATTTCTATGGGCACAAACAGAAACCGGAACATCACCTGGCACCCTGACCTCTCAGATAAAG TTTCCAGTATAAAGACGCATTGCTATTGGACCATGAAGCATGCTAAGCAATATCTAAAAGACAACGGAGACACGCCACAAACAAGGACAGAGGCAGCGAATCATCTCCGGGATAACCTTGATAGTGTTGTGAGTCACTACCAG gAAAACCATACAAACTGCCATCCAACATCCAGGTGTCGGACTCAGGAGAACTATGAAAGTTCATTCCGGCCTCTGGAGTCACAAGCAGCTGTTGATCTGCTCAGAAAAACACTGCGAAAGTCTTCACTATACAAACATCCGGAACACTACATTGAC tgtaaagATACTCACTATGTTGAGAGCTTCAACAATGTCGCCCTCCTGTACCACGACAAACGTATAGCTTTCAGAAAGACGGGTTATAAATTTAGAAGCGACCTCACCTGTTTGGATTGG aatgaaaatgttgatcGACCGGCCAGTTCTCCAAGGTCTGGGATGGATCGCAGGCGTAATGGCAGACTGCACAGGATGAGATCAACACGCCACCACTTGAAGAGGAAGACCTATCGATGGCGACAAGCAGTGTGGAGACGGTTCATGGCAAAAGACTATGGACAATGA